DNA from Piliocolobus tephrosceles isolate RC106 unplaced genomic scaffold, ASM277652v3 unscaffolded_43463, whole genome shotgun sequence:
TATTCTATCCCAGCAGAGACAACCCCTTTCATCTGTGCACTCAAGACAAACAAGGACTCATTTCTTGTGTCTTTAGGATGGGAGGTGGCTCTGCAGTTTGCAGTCAGGTGACTGCTCATTCCTGGGAAACAGGGAGACAGGACACTTTCTCCCTAATaatcacattcattcattcctttagagacagagtctcgctctctcacccaggctggagtgcagtggtgcgatctcagctcacggcagccttgacctcctgggatcaatggatcctccttcctcagcctcccgggcagctgggattacaggtgtacaccaccacaccaggctgatttttaaaaacttttagtagagaccgggcatggtggctcaggcctgtcatcccagcactttgggaggccgaggcgggcggatcacgaggtcaggagatggagaccatcctggctaacacgctgaaaccccgtctctactaaaaatacaaacattagccgggcgtggtggcgggtgcctgtagtcccagctactcgggaggctgaggcaggagaatcaattgaacccgggaggcggagcttgcagtgagttgagatcatgccgctgcactccagcctgggcgacagagcgagactccatctcaaaaaaaatgaaaaaacaattttgCATTTCCTAGTGCTGCTGtgtgtggagggaggggaagTGCTGGTTCCTTTTCCTGCATTTCTCTCTGTCCTCGGTTTTTCCTGGAACAGTTTCCCACCCACCTCACCCCCCAAGCCCCTTGCTGTCTCCATCCCAGCCACCCCCGCCCCGCGCTGTCTCGGCACCTCCTGGTGTCCCCCACGCTAGTGATGCTTCCTAGAGACTGTCCTGGGCACTGAGGACCGACCGTAGCAGATTCTGCCCCAACTGCAGCCCCTTCCGGTGACAGCCAGAAAGAGGGTGACTGGGGATCTGCAGGGACGTGAGTGAGACCCGTGTCAGGGCGGGGGCAGGTGCATTTCCCCAGGACAGAGTCTCACAGGCTCTGTTGAAAGAGGCCAGGTCCCCGGAGATCAGCTTTTCCAAATGCAGGTCCCCGTGGCTGCAGAGCTCCCAGCACCAACAAACAGCTGTTGTTTCAACATCCACGTCCCCCTGGACAGCAGGACGTGTGGGTGGACAACCTCGCAGCCCGTTCCTGAGCCCCCAGACGCGGCGCTCAGCCAGGCCGACACGACGGCAGCCTCTATCCACAGGCACTGGACGTCACGGAGCAGCTGGACGCCGGGGTGCGGTACCTGGACCTGCGGATCGCTCACATGCTGGAAGGCTCGGAGAAGAACCTGCACTTCGTCCACATGGTGTACACAACGGCCCTGGTGGAGGTGCGGCCGGGCTGAGGGGGACGCAACGGGGAGAGCCGGAGGTGGCCAAGCTCCCGTGGGGACGAAACGGCCACATGCAGATCTGGGCAGGAGATGCTTGGCCTTTAATGGGATGGGGACGTCACCTGCAGACCCAGACAGGAGACGCTGACCCCTGGGAATCTGTGACGGGGAtttctctgttgctttttttttttttttttgagatggagtcttgctctgttgcccaggctggagtgcagtggccacgatctcggctcactgcaacctccgcctcccgggttcaagcgattctcctgcctcagcctcccgaggagctgggatgacaggcatgtgccactgtgcccggctaatttttgtatttttagtagagacagggtttcactatgttggccaggctggtctcgaactcctgacctcaggtgatccgcccgtctccgcctcccaaagtaccgtgATGACAcgtgtcagccaccgcgcccggcattccCTGTGTTGTTGGAGTCATGCAGGACTCAGCCTTGCCCCGCCCTCCCCAGGACACGCTCACGGAAATCTCGGAGTGGCTAGAGCGGCACCCACGTGAGGTGGTCATCCTGGCCTGCAGGAACTTCGAGGGGCTGACCGAGGACCTGCACGAGTACCTGGTCGCCTGCATAAAGAATATTTTCGGGGACATGCTGTGTCCTCGTGGGGTAAGGAGGGGGAAGGCCGTCCCCACGTCTCTCTTGGGGCAGGGGGATCGTGACCCTCAGACTCCGTCTGCCGCGCCCCGGGTGTGGGTGCCGCGATGATCCCTGTAGCAGGCGAAGCCGTTGAACAGGGCTCCCTGCTCTCCCGCAGTGCGGGGGGGACCCTGGTGAGAACTTCCCGTGACGGGTTTAGAAATGTGTGCAGcgccagccaggcacggtggctcacgcctgtcatcccagcactttgggaggccgagacgggtggatcacaaggtcaggagatcgaaaccagcctggccaatacggtgaaaccccgtctctactaaaaatacaaaaattagctgggcgtggtggcgggtgcctgctactcaggaggctgaggcgggagaatagcttgaacccggggggcggaggttgtggtgagccgagatcgcgccattgcactccagcctgggtgacagagggagactgtctcgaaaaaaaatatatatatatatatgtatatgtgcgtgtgtgtgtgtatatatatacacacagacatacacacacacacacacacacagcatcttGCTGGCTCCATGGAGCCCCCACCCCCGGTCAGGGTCCTTGTTGTTTCCCCAGGGCTGCCGGCACACGGGAGCCCAGGTAGCAGCCTCAGAACGGCAGAGACACATGCCTGCCCCGCTGTGCACCTGGGGCCCCCTGTGTGCACGTCTGTTCCTGGCTACAAATgttcctttttaaacatttttaaaataaaaaatttttttgatactgagtctcgctctgtctcccaggctggagcgttgtggtgcgatgtcagctcactgcagcctccacctctcgggttcaagcgattctcctgcctcagcctcctgagtcgttgggatgacaggtgcccaccaccacgcctcgctagtttttgtatttttagtagagacggagttccaccatatcagccaggctggtctcaaactcctgacttcagctgatccacccgcctcggcctcccaaagtgctgggattacaggcgtgagccgcctcTCCCGGCCAGAATTTCATTTTCGGTTTATACTCACATGTTGGGCTGTCCTCCCTCTCCGGTGTCCCCACTTCCCGGCCTTCCTCTCTCCTGGGTGCCCCCCGTGTCCCTggctctcctctctcccctgcgCCCCTTAACTCTGGTGCCTTGCAGGAGTTGCCGACGCTGCGGCAGCTGTGGTCCCGGGGCCAGCAGGTCATCGTCTCCTATGAGGACGAGAGCTCCCTGGGCCGGCACTGCGAGCTGTGGCCAGGAATCCCCTACTGGTGGGGAAACACGGTGAAGACCGAGGCCCTCCTCCGATACCTGGAGACCATGAAGAGCTGTGGCCGCCCAGGTACCAGGGCGCGCCTGGTGGGGGTGGATTCCACACGGCCTCCTGGACGCCCTGCTGGAGGCCGGCTCCACGTAGACTTGCcttcactttgttttttattttttattttttattttattttttttgagacggagtctcgctctgtcgcgcaggctggagtgcagtggccggatctcagctcacgctGGAGATCTcacgcctcccgggtttacgccattctcctgcctcagcctcccgtgtagctgggactacaggtgcccaccaccacacccggctagttttttgtatttttagtagagacggggtttcaccacgttcgccaggatggtctcgatctcctgacctcgtgatccgcccatctcggcctcccaaagtgctgggattataggcttgagccaccgcgcccggccattcacTTTGACGTGAAAACCATTTAAaaggaatccaggagctgggcGTGGTTaagcctgcacctgtaatccccgcactttgggaggccgaggcgggcactGTTTCGTGTGTGGCGTGAAGAGATCACCGAACAGGCTTGGTGTTGATTTCACCTGGGTGGAGgcggctgagtccgaaaaaggagtcagcgaagggtgctgggattaccactCGTTCTCAGAGGTTTTGGGACAGGCAGTAGAtctcacaaaggactttctcaaaGGTGGAGAGAATTACGAAGAACATTCTTAggggtgggggagattataaagaacacagatcagttagggtggggcaggaacaaatcacagtggtggaatgtcatccGTTAAGGCGATTTTCACTTCtattgtggatcttcagttgttTCAGGCCATCGGGATggatacgtgcaggtcacaggggatacgaTGGCtaagcttgggctcagaggcctgacaggcagatcagctgaggtcgggagttcgagaccagcctgaccaatgtgataaaaccccatgtctacttaAAAAGCACCCAGggccggccgggcgtggtggctcaagcctgtcatcccagcactttgggaggctgaggcgggcggatcacaagatcaggagatcgagaccatcctggctaacacagtgaaaccccgtctctactaaaaatacaaaaaattagccgggcgaggtggcgggcacctgtagtcccagctactcgggaggctgaggcaggagaatggtgtgaacccggaaggcggagcttgcagtgagccgagatcacaccactgcactccagcctgggcgacagagcgagactccNNNNNNNNNNNNNNNNNNNNNNNNNNNNNNNNNNNNNNNNNNNNNNNNNNNNNNNNNNNNNNNNNNNNNNNNNNNNNNNNNNNNNNNNNNNNNNNNNNNNATACACACATTGGCAGGGGGAGGGATCAACAAGGTGTGGTCCATCCATgctgtggaatattatgcagccatgaaaaggaacaaggCTCTGACGGGCACGAACCTTGAGGACATCACGCTCAGTgagagaagacagacacaaaaggccacatagtgTGTGAATCCGTTTACACGAAATGCCCAGAACAGGCCAgtgcagagacagaaagaggattAGTggttgctgggggctggggaggggaaatGAGGACTGACTGCTTCACGGAAACAGGGTCTCCTTTTTGGGGCGATgagaatgttctggaactagGGAGAGGTTGGAGTTGCACAATGTGAAcgcactctttatttttttagttaattattttatagagaaggggcctcactgtgttgcccaggctggtctcaaactcccagtgtcagccgggcgtggtggctcacacctgtgatcccagcactttgggaggccaaggtgcgtggatcatctgaggtcaggagctggagagcagcctggccaacatggcaaaaccccttctctactaaaaatacaaaaattagcaggcacaggccaggcacggtggctcacgcctgtaattccagcactttgggaggccaaggcaggcggatgacgaggtcaggagatcgagaccatcctggctaacatggtgaaaccccatctctactaaaaatacataaaactagccaggcgtggtggcaggcacctgtagttccagctactcgggaggctgaggcaggagcatggcgtgaacccgggaggtggagcttgcagtgagctgaattgcaccactgcactccagcctgggagacagagtgaaactccatctcaaaaaaagaaaaaaaaaaattagtggatgccggtaatcccagctactcggtaggctgaggctggagaaatgCTTGGACCTGGGTggccgaggttgcggtgagccgtgatcgcatcactgcactccagcctgggcaataagagtgagactccatctcaaaacaaaacaaaaatacaaaaattagccgggcaaggtggcggcgcctgtagtcccagctactcgggaggctgaggcaggagaatggcgtggacctgggaggtggagcttgcagtgagcggagatcgcgccactgcactccagcctgggtgacagagggagactccgtcttggaaaaaagaaaaaagataactttCTGGTATGTGAATTTCCGCACAATTTTGGTAAGAGAGCCACTGAGGGGCTGTGAGGTGCAGGCAGCACTGGCAGGAGCCCGAGGGTTGGAGGGAGGAAGGTCCTCCCCATGGGGATGGTGGCAGGTGCGGCTGTCTCGGTCCTGCTGCATCCCACGGGGTCAGCGTAAAACCCAGCTCACCGGCCGGGCAAAGGAGCAGCTTTTGTCAACTTGGTCTCTCGCCCTCACATGTGAACGAGgttagagacttttttttttttgagacggagttttgctagtgtcgcccagaccggagtgcagtggcgcgacctcggctcattttaacctccgcctcccaggttcaagcgattctcctgcctcagcctcccgaggagctgggatgacaggcatgcaccaccacgcccggctaattttttggtgtgttcactagagaaagagtttcagccggttggtcaggctggtgttgaactcctgacctcacatgatcccccggcctcaacctcccaaagcgctggggtgacaggcgtgagccaccgtgcccagcctagaaataACTGTTAAAAACCACTCAGAGAACTTGGCCATAAACGTCTGTTGAGTCTGCTGTCTCTGGCCATGGAGTCAGTCCAGCTAGTCAACACTGGGGCACTGGAACGGACGTCTGGGGGAGCTTCTGCAAACACAGCTTGCAGACCGCATCCCTCTGCCCCCAGAGATTGTGGCTCAGCAGATCTCAGTGGAGACCgaacatttgcatttctaattatTGCAGAGGTTCCACTTAGAGAATCACTGGTCAATGTCAACCCTCTCTATAAGCCTCATAACAGATGGCACAGACTTAGTGCCTCAGACAACAGCATTCTTCTCTGTGTATCACATGGGGATAAGAACGTGGACATCTCTGGGGCCATTATTCTATCTCCCACatgggattaggatgtggacatctttggggccattattctgtctcCCACATGGGATTAGGACGTGGTCATCTTTGGGGTTGTGCACCACCCACCacgtgtttgtttgtttgtttttctgggaggacggagtttcgctcgttgcccaggctggagcgcagtggtgcaatcttggctcactgcaacctgtgcctcccaggtccaagcaattctcctgcctcagcctcctgagtagctgggataacaggcacctgccaccatgcccggctaattttgtatttttagtagacatgaggtttctccgtgttggccaggctggtctcgaactcccgacctcaggtgatccgcccacctcaacctcccaaagtgctgggatgacaggcatgagccaccacgcccagcaccaCCCACCACCAAAGTTCCCCTGATTTCCTTGTTGGCCGTGATGCTTTCCAACTCGAATTCCTGAGATCTGAACCTCCAACCATGTGACTAGGAGGGATCAACAGGCAGGCGAGGCACCTGACGGTGTAAACCTGTCCCCAACCGCCCTGTTGCAGGAGGGTTGTTCGTAGCCGGCACCAACCTCACGGAGAACCTGCAGTACGTTCTGGCACACCCGTCCGAGTCCCTGGAGAAGATGACGCTGCCCAACCTTCCCCGGCTGAGCGCGTGGGTCCGAGAGCAGCGCCCGGGGCCGGGCTCACGGTGCACCAACGTCATCGCGGGCGACTTCATTGGAGCGGACAGCTTCGTCGGGGACGTCATCGCTCTCAACCAGAAGCTGCTTTGGTGCTGACGTGGGGGTTCAGGACGCGGGGGCTGAAGTTTCACCCCCAACTTTCCAAGTATCGTGACTTTGTTGGGGCCAAATATTGGGGATCATAGGACCgataatatgttttctttttctttcttttttttttctaatagagatggggtggttgggcacagtggctcacgcttgtgatcccagcactttgggaggccaaggctggtggaccACAGattcaaaagttcaagaccagcctgaccaacatggtgaaaccctgtctctactaaaaagacaaaaattagctggacatggtggcaggtgcccgtcatcccagctactcgggaggctgaggcaggagaattgctggaacccgggaggcagagattgcattgAGCGGACATCCTGCCACCGCAACCCAGCCTgagtcacagagcgagactcttatctcaaaaaaaaaaaaaaaaaatagaggtgggCTCTCGCTCTGCTGGCCCGgttgttctggaactcctggcctcaagtgatcctcccacctcagcctcccaaagtgctgggatgacaggcaggagccaccacggcAGCCcgaaatatgtgtttttttatttctgtattctccTTGCTGTAGCGTCTGGACCCCTGACAGACCCAGGGAAACACTTCCACAGCTCACTAATTCCGAACAGGACAACTCACCTAGGGGCCAGCCTGCCCTGTGCAAGCCAGCCAGCCCCTCCGCTGCTCTCACACCAAAGCctaatacatgtatgtgtgtatatgtgtgtgcgtgtatatacatatatgtgtgtatatatatgtgtatattgtgtatatgtatatacatatatgtgtattatatatgtgtgtgtatgtatatatttttgagacagagtttcactcttgtcacccaggttgcagtgcagtggtgccatcttggttcactgcaacctccgcctcccaggttcaaacgatgctcctgcctcagcctcctgagtagctgggattacaggcacctgccaccaagtccagctaatttttgtatttttagtagagacggggtttcaccatgttggtcaggctggtctcgaactcctgacctcaggtgatccacgtgcctaggcctcccaaagtgctgggatgacaggcgtgagccactgcgcctggccgccaGTATTTCTTTAGATTGTTTTTAGGggaagggtcttgctctgtcacccaggctggagtgcagtgatgcagtcacagctcactcagcctcaacctccggggcttaagtgatcctctcacctcagcctcccgagtagctgggactccggGGGCacacccccacgcctggctaatttttatatttttggtagatacgggatttcgccatgttgcacagtctggtctgaaattcctgggctccggtgatcctcccaccttagcttccagagtagctgggatcacaggcatgcaccaccatgcccagctaatgtgattttttttgtagagacgtggtctggctatgttgtccagggttaggtctcaaactcctaggctcacatgatcctccaacctcaaccTTAGACATAGCTAGGACctcaggtgtcagccaccacacccagcttttttttttttgtagagatggggtctggctctgtttctcaggctggagtgcagaatcACAGCTCCGTGTAACCTTCAACACCTGGGCTGAAgtaatcttcccgcctcagcttcccaagtcactgggactggagggtacaccaccacgcccacctaattatTACtatgtttgagacggagtctcgctctgtcgcccaggctgcagtgcagtagtggtgcgatctcggctcactgcaagctccgccttccgggttcaagtgattctcgtgcct
Protein-coding regions in this window:
- the LOC113224059 gene encoding PI-PLC X domain-containing protein 1 isoform X1; translation: MTGVRHQTQVGQGSPPMGGQVSTSSSFSNLRCRNANEDWMSTLCPRLWDVPLHHLSIPGSHDTMTYCLNKKSPISHEESRLLQLLNKAFPCITRPIVLKWSITQALDVTEQLDAGVRYLDLRIAHMLEGSEKNLHFVHMVYTTALVEDTLTEISEWLERHPREVVILACRNFEGLTEDLHEYLVACIKNIFGDMLCPRGELPTLRQLWSRGQQVIVSYEDESSLGRHCELWPGIPYWWGNTVKTEALLRYLETMKSCGRPGGLFVAGTNLTENLQYVLAHPSESLEKMTLPNLPRLSAWVREQRPGPGSRCTNVIAGDFIGADSFVGDVIALNQKLLWC
- the LOC113224059 gene encoding PI-PLC X domain-containing protein 1 isoform X2 → MGGQVSTSSSFSNLRCRNANEDWMSTLCPRLWDVPLHHLSIPGSHDTMTYCLNKKSPISHEESRLLQLLNKAFPCITRPIVLKWSITQALDVTEQLDAGVRYLDLRIAHMLEGSEKNLHFVHMVYTTALVEDTLTEISEWLERHPREVVILACRNFEGLTEDLHEYLVACIKNIFGDMLCPRGELPTLRQLWSRGQQVIVSYEDESSLGRHCELWPGIPYWWGNTVKTEALLRYLETMKSCGRPGGLFVAGTNLTENLQYVLAHPSESLEKMTLPNLPRLSAWVREQRPGPGSRCTNVIAGDFIGADSFVGDVIALNQKLLWC